The Sorex araneus isolate mSorAra2 chromosome 5, mSorAra2.pri, whole genome shotgun sequence genome has a segment encoding these proteins:
- the TNFRSF9 gene encoding tumor necrosis factor receptor superfamily member 9, with translation MGKGCANVVLTVLLVTNLAKTGSLPGPCSACAAGTFCGKAANQTCFRCPPNSFSSKSGQKACDICRTCEGVFRTRKPCSETSNTECECVPGFRCVDAGCTQCKQDCAEGQELTQEGCKDCAFGTFYDEERGACRAWTDCSLAGKSVLAAGSKDRDVVCGPDPADFSPAAPSTTRLTPAGAPGHAPQFLVVLLLLMSTAVIILAFVLMLRLSVVRHGWKKLLDLLKQPFFSPVHTSQEEDACSCRCPEEEAGERVL, from the exons ATGGGCAAGGGCTGCGCCAACGTGGTGCTCACGGTGCTGCTCGTCACGAATCTCGCCAAGACCGGGTCTCTGCCGGGCCCGTGTAGCGCCTGCGCGGCGG GTACTTTCTGTGGGAAAGCCGCAAACCAGACTTGCTTCCGCTGCCCCCCCAACAGCTTCTCCAGCAAGAGTGGGCAAAAGGCCTGTGACATATGCAGAACGTGTGAAG GCGTCTTCAGGACCAGGAAGCCTTGCTCTGAAACCAGCAACACAGAGTGCGAGTGCGTGCCCGGCTTCCGCTGCGTGGACGCCGGGTGCACCCAGTGCAAACAGGACTGTGCAGAAGGGCAAGAGTTAACCCAGGAGG GTTGTAAGGACTGTGCCTTTGGGACATTCTACGACGAGGAGCGTGGCGCCTGCAGAGCCTGGACAGA CTGCTCTCTGGCTGGAAAGTCTGTGCTGGCCGCTGGATCGAAGGACAGAGATGTGGTGTGTGGCCCGGACCCGGCAGACTTCTCACCGGCGGCACCGTCCACCACCAGGCTCACGCCTGCCGGAGCACCAG GCCACGCCCCCCAGTTCCTCGTTGTCCTCCTCCTGCTGATGTCCACCGCAGTCATCATCCTGGCGTTCGTCCTCATGCTCCGCCTCTCCGTGGTCAGACACGGCTGGAAGAAACTCTTGGACCTGCTCAAACAGC CCTTCTTCAGTCCAGTCCACACCTCCCAAGAGGAAGATGCCTGCAGCTGCCGCTGTCCCGAGGAGGAAGCAGGGGAACGTGTGCTGTGA